Proteins from a genomic interval of Saccharicrinis fermentans DSM 9555 = JCM 21142:
- a CDS encoding DUF3289 family protein: MVKKLEGPFTEDGKIVEELIMGNSYIYKATEYNDGEGYKLNNTQWSVELNNDGKLKELTISNAFEQDGIICYKYTPEEAENIRVYAWCNEASKDVSVEVPVVCFPFCVDRFKVPGLNREGTNIAEDLTYGKGIATKTPNNVYDSESVERFKKEYIERGFDINKHAIFANVENLKENPFDKSFNHSTPSEGSDHFANVQREIDAQNNAEMMRIADDFDKVNYPKAIYSKERIYDAKAWLIKDWVYEDSGKDIKDYHEGNLLFWDTSDENIFKAFEEWATLCFSYGEMEGNIKRMIAKFKRNEGGIYEDPILTNDIANHKATLEYCSNLEDFIAEKIKTSKGKLSDIIEKQIDKNYDERGYRGKTTAKGANFAKPTFGSLLDTIKGETIALNDIWATEVYVSEVQFDNDNYKINYEVTLWDHFGLDITDIEDIPNTIPVAKEAFAAWFALQHLRGYKPFVTKITFTKEFEGNINEGKMERNNKREALRAEETKEKINNLPEFKSL, translated from the coding sequence TTGGTTAAGAAGCTTGAAGGACCGTTTACCGAAGACGGCAAAATAGTGGAGGAGTTGATAATGGGGAACAGTTATATTTACAAAGCCACCGAATACAACGATGGTGAGGGCTATAAGTTAAACAACACGCAGTGGAGCGTAGAACTAAATAATGATGGAAAGCTGAAAGAACTTACCATATCCAATGCTTTTGAGCAAGATGGCATAATCTGTTATAAATACACCCCCGAAGAAGCCGAAAACATTAGAGTTTATGCATGGTGCAACGAAGCCAGTAAGGATGTGAGTGTAGAAGTGCCTGTTGTTTGTTTTCCTTTTTGCGTGGATAGATTTAAAGTTCCAGGGTTAAATAGAGAAGGTACAAATATTGCGGAAGATTTAACCTATGGTAAAGGTATCGCAACTAAAACTCCAAATAATGTATATGATTCGGAATCTGTAGAGCGATTTAAAAAAGAATATATTGAAAGAGGTTTTGATATTAACAAACATGCAATTTTTGCAAATGTTGAAAACTTAAAAGAAAATCCATTCGACAAATCATTTAATCACTCTACACCGTCAGAAGGTTCAGATCATTTTGCTAATGTACAAAGAGAGATTGATGCTCAAAACAATGCAGAAATGATGAGAATAGCTGACGATTTTGATAAAGTTAACTATCCTAAAGCCATTTATTCTAAAGAACGAATTTATGATGCTAAAGCATGGCTCATTAAAGATTGGGTGTACGAAGATTCTGGAAAAGATATAAAGGATTATCATGAAGGTAATTTGCTATTCTGGGACACAAGTGATGAGAATATTTTTAAAGCATTTGAAGAGTGGGCAACACTATGTTTTTCCTATGGTGAAATGGAGGGCAATATTAAACGTATGATTGCAAAATTCAAACGTAACGAAGGAGGTATTTACGAAGATCCTATATTAACCAATGATATCGCAAATCATAAAGCTACCTTGGAATATTGTTCAAATTTGGAAGACTTTATTGCAGAAAAAATAAAAACAAGTAAAGGGAAATTGTCAGATATTATTGAAAAGCAAATTGATAAAAATTATGACGAAAGGGGTTATAGAGGGAAAACAACTGCGAAAGGAGCAAACTTTGCGAAGCCAACATTTGGTTCTCTTTTAGATACTATAAAAGGTGAAACGATTGCTTTAAATGATATTTGGGCAACAGAAGTGTATGTGTCAGAAGTTCAGTTTGACAATGATAACTACAAAATAAATTATGAAGTAACCCTATGGGATCATTTTGGACTTGATATTACAGATATTGAAGATATCCCTAATACTATTCCTGTAGCAAAGGAAGCCTTTGCTGCTTGGTTTGCATTACAACACCTAAGAGGATACAAGCCATTTGTTACCAAAATAACCTTCACAAAAGAGTTTGAAGGTAATATAAATGAAGGCAAAATGGAGCGCAATAATAAAAGAGAAGCTTTAAGAGCAGAAGAAACTAAAGAGAAAATTAATAATTTACCTGAATTCAAAAGTTTATAA